Proteins encoded together in one Coffea arabica cultivar ET-39 chromosome 2c, Coffea Arabica ET-39 HiFi, whole genome shotgun sequence window:
- the LOC113728087 gene encoding ATP-dependent helicase BRM, with translation MQSGGGGAQQGSGHGRSAAASPASSSSGVSTSQLGLDQQQQQQQQRQSLQQQFLRRPEGNDPILAYQAGSIHGVMGGGNFAVPSASMQLPQQPRKFMDLGQQQIPSSGREEGQGRSQGFEQHLLNPVHHAYYAFQAAQQKSPLGMQPQQQMKMGMFSPPSKDQEMRMVNMKMQELISAQAANQPSASSSKKSVEHVTRGGETQGDHAKQHLPDQRADSESPNQPKLLGQAVPAKPVPAPHPQQNFQNVANNPNAMAAQMQALALERNIDLSNPANANLIAQFLMQSRMISQQKANESNAVVQASSLHVQKQLVNSPTVANESSPRGNTSSDASAQSGSVKARYPSSSASPSSAPSAAVVGNSSNVPLQQFSLHGRDSQLPPRQPNTIANGMPPMPPSNSPLNLKQGLDNALLAKGAQIGPETLQMQYGRQPNRSSSQSMASSNDGILGNTSTSQDGTGAKMQQQNLGFTKQQLHVLKAQILAFRRLKKGDGSLPRELLQAIAPPPLEMQMQQMLLPAGTLNPERSAVKNVEEHERQFQLGDKATQQATNGDGRHRLKDEAAGDESATAPAVNVQSLAAPVKEPTPMVSVRKEEQQTTGSSGKSEPEVERANQKFPVRNEFAAERGKAVTSQAAIPDTAPAKKPVQGNVTQPKDVASTRKYHGPLFDFPVFTRKHDSFGSSLMMNNNNNLTLAYDIKDLLAEEGMEIFRKRREENIRKIGDILAVNLERKRIRPDLVLRLQIEEKKLQLADVQARLRDEIEQQQQDIMAMPERPYRKFVRLCERQRQELARQVQASQKALREKQLKSIFQWRKKLLEAHWAIRDARTARNRGVAKYHERMLREFSKRKDDDRNKRMEALKNNDVERYREMLLEQQTSIPGDAAERYAVLSSFLSQTEEYLHRLGGKITAAKNQQEVEEAANAAAVAARAQGLSEEEVRSAAACAREEVMIRNRFSEMNAPRDSSSVNKYYNLAHAVNERVIKQPSMLRAGTLRDYQLVGLQWMLSLYNNKLNGILADEMGLGKTVQVMSLIAYLMEFKGNYGPHLIIVPNAVLVNWKSELHNWLPNVSCIYYVGGKDQRSKLFSQEVSAMKFNVLVTTYEFIMYDRSKLSKVDWKYIIIDEAQRMKDRESVLARDLDRYRCQRRLLLTGTPLQNDLKELWSLLNLLLPEVFDNRKAFHDWFSQPFQKEGPAHNADDDWLETEKKVIIIHRLHQILEPFMLRRRVEDVEGSLPPKVSIILRCRMSAIQSAIYDWIKSTGTLRVDPEDEKRRAQKNPIYQPKTYKTLNNRCMELRKACNHPLLNYPYFNDFSRDFLVRSCGKLWILDRILIKLQRSGHRVLLFSTMTKLLDILEEYLQWRRLVYRRIDGTTSLEDRESAIVDFNSPNTDCFIFLLSIRAAGRGLNLQSADTVIIYDPDPNPKNEEQAVARAHRIGQTREVKVIYMEAVVDKISSHQKEDELRSGGTVDSDDDLVGKDRYMGSIESLIRNNIQQYKIDMADEVINAGRFDQRTTHEERRMTLETLLHDEERYQETVHDVPSLQEVNRMIARSEEEVELFDQMDEDLEWTEEMTRYDQVPKWLRANTKEVNATIANLSKKPSKSTLFGGSIGGEASDMASEGEKKRGRPKAKKLPIYTELDDDNGDFSEASSEERNEDSVREEEGEIGEFEDDEFSGAVGAPPSNKDQSEEDIIPSTGGYAYPRASNSNKDMQMLEEAGSSGSSMDGQRLTQLVSPSVSSQKFGSLSALDARPGSHSKKLPDDLEEGEIAVSGDSHMDVQQSGSWNQDRDEGEEEQVLQPKIKRKRSIRLRPRLVADRVDEKPSLRRGDSIQIQYQVDQKLESQFKNDRGRKLLGDSAMLKQEQTDSSMKNRRNMNPRKLPNTPKMPGLLKSGRFAHSDDTVHHLRENVDGKGLNASGTSTGGSKMTEIIQKKCKNVISRLRKRIDREGAQIIPLLTDLWKRIESSGCTSGAEDNLFDLPEIDMRLDNQEYRGVMEFVSDVQLMLRSAVQYYGYSYEVRSEARKVHDLFFDILKIVFPENDFREAKNSLSFTSAASGSTHGSSSKQVLTGQNRRQKATSSAEPEPSRPQKPQPRGPIHEDTKTRGHVSQKEARLGSSSSRDLGQQDDSRPFAHPGELVICKKKRKDREKLGFKAGNGSAGPVSPTGISRGIRSPARASIAKDVKQVTQQQGWNSQSPQQVHSSGGNVGWANPVKRMRTDAGKRRPSLN, from the exons ATGCAATCTGGGGGTGGTGGGGCCCAGCAGGGCAGTGGGCATGGGCGGAGTGCGGCGGCGTCGCCTGCTTCCTCCTCTTCTGGGGTGTCGACGTCTCAGCTGGGACTTgaccagcagcagcagcagcagcagcaaagaCAG TCCTTGCAACAGCAGTTCCTTAGAAGACCTGAAGGGAATGACCCCATTTTAGCCTATCAGGCTGGAAGTATCCATGGAGTGATGGGAGGAGGCAACTTTGCTGTGCCTTCAGCCTCCATGCAGTTGCCTCAACAGCCTAGGAAGTTTATGGATCTTGGCCAACAGCAAATCCCTTCCAGTGGCCGAGAGGAGGGTCAAGGTAGGAGTCAGGGCTTTGAGCAACACTTACTGAACCCAGTGCATCATGCTTACTATGCTTTCCAGGCAGCCCAGCAGAAATCACCTCTAGGAATGCAGCCTCAACAGCAAATGAAAATGGGGATGTTCAGCCCTCCTAGCAAGGATCAAGAAATGCGGATGGTAAATATGAAGATGCAGGAGCTCATTTCTGCACAGGCGGCTAATCAGCCTTCGGCATCATCTTCAAAAAAATCAGTCGAGCATGTAACTCGTGGTGGTGAGACTCAAGGGGACCATGCTAAACAGCATCTACCAGATCAAAGGGCTGATTCAGAGTCTCCTAACCAGCCAAAATTACTTGGCCAAGCAGTGCCGGCGAAGCCCGTGCCTGCACCACATCCTCAACAAAATTTTCAGAATGTGGCAAACAATCCTAATGCTATGGCTGCACAAATGCAGGCCTTGGCCCTTGAGCGTAATATTGACCTTTCAAATCCTGCAAATGCAAATCTGATTGCACAATTTCTCATGCAGTCTCGTATGATTTCACAGCAAAAAGCAAATGAAAGCAATGCAGTCGTACAGGCTTCATCTCTTCATGTGCAAAAACAGCTAGTTAATTCACCAACGGTGGCCAATGAAAGTTCTCCTCGTGGTAACACATCAAGTGATGCATCTGCGCAGTCTGGCTCGGTCAAAGCTAGATACCCTTCTTCATCTGCTTCTCCCAGTTCAGCTCCCAGTGCAGCTGTGGTAGGTAACTCCAGTAATGTCCCATTGCAGCAGTTTTCCCTCCATGGAAGAGACAGCCAGTTACCTCCAAGACAGCCAAATACAATTGCCAATGGAATGCCTCCGATGCCTCCCTCAAACTCACCTTTGAACTTAAAGCAGGGATTGGATAATGCATTACTGGCCAAAGGTGCACAGATCGGGCCAGAAACTTTGCAGATGCAATACGGAAGGCAGCCAAATCGATCTTCTTCACAATCTATGGCTTCATCGAATGATGGGATCCTGGGAAATACCTCTACTTCTCAGGATGGAACAGGAGCCAAGATGCAGCAACAGAACCTAGGGTTTACAAAGCAGCAACTGCATGTTCTCAAAGCACAAATACTTGCTTTCAGGCGCCTTAAG AAAGGAGATGGATCTCTGCCACGAGAATTACTCCAAGCTATTGCACCACCACCACTGGAGATGCAGATGCAGCAGATGCTTCTTCCTGCTGGAACTCTTAATCCAGAAAGATCTGCTGTTAAAAATGTAGAAGAGCATGAGAGGCAGTTTCAGTTGGGTGACAAGGCTACTCAGCAGGCAACCAATGGTGATGGACGACACAGACTAAAGGATGAAGCTGCAGGAGATGAGAGTGCAACTGCACCTGCAGTTAATGTGCAAAGTCTGGCAGCGCCAGTGAAGGAACCTACACCTATGGTCTCTGTTCGGAAAGAGGAGCAGCAAACTACTGGATCTTCTGGTAAATCTGAGCCAGAAGTTGAACGtgcaaatcagaaatttcctgTCAGAAATGAATTTGCAGCAGAGAGGGGCAAAGCAGTTACCTCACAGGCAGCTATTCCTGATACAGCACCCGCAAAAAAACCTGTACAAGGAAATGTCACTCAACCTAAAGATGTTGCTTCAACTAGAAAGTATCATGGACCACTGTTTGATTTTCCTGTCTTTACTCGGAAACATGATTCTTTTGGGTCATCGTTGATGATGAACAACAATAATAACCTTACTCTTGCTTATGACATCAAGGATCTTCTTGCTGAGGAAGGCATGGAAATTTTCAGAAAGAGGAGGGAAGAAAATATTAGGAAGATTGGTGATATACTGGCTGTAAATTTGGAGAGGAAAAGAATCAGGCCAGATCTTGTTTTACGTTTGCAAATAGAAGAGAAAAAACTTCAACTGGCAGATGTTCAGGCTCGCTTGAGAGATGAGATTGAGCAACAGCAGCAAGATATAATGGCAATGCCTGAGAGGCCTTATAGGAAGTTTGTTCGGCTTTGTGAGCGCCAACGACAGGAACTTGCTAGGCAAGTTCAGGCCTCACAGAAGGCCTTGAGAGAAAAGCAACTGAAGTCCATTTTTCAGTGGCGTAAGAAACTCCTTGAGGCGCACTGGGCCATTCGTGATGCTCGAACTGCACGTAACAGGGGAGTTGCTAAATATCATGAGAGGATGTTGAGGGAGTTCTCGAAGAGAAAGGATGATGATCGCAATAAAAGGATGGAGGCTTTGAAGAATAATGATGTTGAGAGATACAGGGAGATGTTGCTTGAGCAGCAGACTAGTATCCCTGGCGATGCTGCAGAGAGATATGCGGTTCTCTCATCGTTTTTATCTCAGACAGAAGAGTATCTTCACAGACTGGGAGGTAAAATTACTGCTGCAAAAAATCAACAGGAGGTGGAAGAGGCTGCTAATGCTGCTGCAGTTGCTGCTCGAGCTCAG GGTCTCTCTGAAGAAGAAGTAAGATCTGCAGCAGCCTGTGCCAGGGAGGAAGTAATGATCAGGAATCGGTTCTCTGAGATGAATGCCCCGAGGGATAGCTCATCTGTCAACAA GTACTATAATCTTGCACATGCTGTAAATGAAAGGGTTATTAAGCAGCCTTCAATGTTGCGAGCTGGAACTCTACGAGACTATCAGCTT GTTGGCTTGCAGTGGATGCTTTCTTTGTACAACAATAAACTTAATGGAATTTTGGCAGATGAGATGGGTCTTGGAAAGACAGTGCAG GTTATGTCATTAATTGCCTATCTCATGGAGTTCAAAGGAAATTATGGCCCACACCTTATTATAGTTCCGAATGCTGTTCTCGTTAACTGGAAG AGTGAACTTCACAATTGGCTTCCAAATGTGAGCTGTATTTATTATGTTGGTGGAAAGGACCAACGATCAAAATTGTTTTCTCAA gaggtttctgcaatgaaattTAATGTGCTTGTGACTACCTATGAGTTTATTATGTATGATCGCTCAAAACTTTCTAAAGTGGATTGGAAGTATATCATAATTGACGAAGCACAACGAATGAAGGACAGGGAGTCAGTTCTAGCTCGTGATCTTGATAGGTATCGCTGCCAAAGACGCTTGCTTCTGACAGGGACACCTTTGCAG AATGATCTTAAAGAGCTATGGTCGCTTTTGAATCTGCTACTTCCAGAAGTGTTTGATAATCGTAAAGCATTTCATGATTGGTTCTCTCAACCTTTCCAGAAAGAAGGTCCTGCACATAATGCGGACGATGACTGGCTCGAGACCGAAAAGAAAGTCATCATCATCCATAGACTTCATCAAATTCTGGAGCCTTTCATGCTTAGACGGCGTGTTGAAGATGTAGAAGGCTCACTTCCTCCCAAG GTTTCCATTATTTTGAGATGTAGAATGTCAGCTATTCAAAGTGCCATATATGACTGGATCAAATCCACTGGTACTCTTCGAGTTGATCCTGAAGATGAGAAGCGCAGGGCTCAGAAAAATCCAATTTACCAGCCCAAAACATACAAGACTTTAAACAACAGATGTATGGAACTCCGCAAAGCTTGCAATCATCCATTGCTTAATTACCCCTATTTTAATGATTTCTCTAGAGATTTTCTTGTAAGATCATGTGGGAAATTATGGATTCTCGATAGGATTTTAATAAAGCTTCAGAGGAGTGGGCATCGGGTATTGCTGTTTAGTACTATGACGAAACTCTTAGATATACTTGAGGAGTATCTTCAGTGGCGAAGACTTGTCTACAGACGCATAGATGGAACAACCAGCTTAGAAGACAGAGAATCTGCTATTGTGGACTTTAATAGCCCCAATACTGATTGTTTTATCTTTTTGCTTAGCATACGTGCTGCTGGGCGCGGTCTGAACCTTCAGTCTGCTGACACAGTCATCATTTATGATCCTGATCCAAACCCAAAGAATGAGGAACAGGCAGTTGCTAGAGCCCATCGCATTGGGCAGACGAGAGAAGTAAAAGTTATTTACATGGAAGCAGTGGTTGATAAGATATCAAGCCATCAGAAAGAGGATGAACTTCGGAGTGGTGGCACAGTGGATTCTGATGATGATCTGGTTGGCAAGGACCGGTATATGGGGTCAATTGAAAGCCTCATACGGAATAACATTCAGCAGTACAAGATCGACATGGCAGATGAAGTTATAAATGCTGGCCGGTTCGATCAAAGGACTACACATGAAGAGAGACGTATGACATTGGAGACGTTGTTACATGACGAAGAACGATATCAGGAGACAGTCCATGATGTTCCATCACTTCAGGAGGTGAACAGGATGATTGCTAGGAGTGAAGAGGAGGTGGAGCTTTTTGATCAGATGGATGAAGATCTGGAATGGACAGAGGAGATGACAAGGTACGATCAGGTTCCAAAGTGGCTTCGTGCAAATACTAAGGAAGTGAATGCTACGATTGCTAATTTGTCCAAAAAACCATCAAAAAGCACCTTATTTGGTGGAAGTATTGGCGGGGAAGCTAGTGACATGGCTTCTGAAGGTGAGAAAAAACGTGGGCGACCTAAGGCAAAGAAGCTTCCTATATACACAGAACTGGATGATGAcaatggagatttttctgaagCTAGCTCCGAGGAGAGGAATGAAGATTCTGTACGTGAAGAGGAGGGAGAAATTGGGGAATTTGAAGATGATGAATTTAGTGGTGCTGTTGGGGCACCTCCAAGTAATAAAGACCAATCAGAAGAAGATATTATTCCTTCGACTGGTGGATATGCATACCCTCGAGCTTCAAATAGCAATAAGGATATGCAGATGCTCGAAGAAGCGGGCTCATCAGGTTCATCCATGGATGGTCAAAGATTGACGCAACTCGTGTCACCTTCTGTGTCTTCTCAGAAGTTTGGTTCACTTTCAGCATTAGATGCCAGACCGGGTTCTCACTCAAAGAAGCTT CCTGATGATCTAGAAGAAGGAGAAATTGCTGTGTCTGGAGACTCTCATATGGATGTCCAGCAATCTGGTAGTTGGAACCAGGATCGTGATGAGGGTGAAGAGGAACAGGTATTGCAAcctaaaataaaaaggaaacgCAGTATACGGCTTAGGCCGCGCCTTGTTGCAGACAGGGTCGATGAGAAGCCATCTCTTCGTCGTGGAGATTCTATTCAAATACAATATCAGGTGGATCAAAAACTTGAGTCTCAATTCAAGAATGACCGTGGACGCAAATTGCTCGGAGACTCTGCCATGTTGAAGCAGGAGCAAACTGATTCATCTATGAAGAATAGACGGAACATGAACCCCCGGAAATTACCTAATACACCTAAGATGCCTGGTCTGCTGAAATCTGGAAGGTTTGCTCATTCAGATGACACTGTTCATCACTTGAGGGAAAACGTGGATGGTAAGGGCTTAAATGCTAGTGGGACATCAACTGGTGGTTCAAAGATGACTGAGATCATTCAAAAAAAG TGCAAGAATGTGATTAGCAGGCTCCGAAAGAGAATAGACCGCGAAGGTGCGCAGATCATTCCATTGCTAACTGATCTGTGGAAAAGAATTGAAAGCTCTGGTTGCACGAGTGGAGCTGAGGATAATCTCTTTGATTTACCGGAGATTGATATGCGTCTTGACAACCAAGAGTACAGGGGAGTGATGGAATTTGTTTCAGACGTGCAGCTAATGTTAAGAAGTGCCGTGCAATATTATGGTTATTCATATGAG GTGAGATCTGAAGCGAGGAAAGTCCATGATCTTTTCTTCGACATCTTGAAGATAGTGTTTCCAGAGAATGATTTCCGAGAAGCCAaaaactctctctctttcaCGAGTGCAGCCTCAGGCTCTACACATGGTTCATCTTCAAAACAAGTGCTTACTGGTCAAAACAGGCGGCAAAAAGCAACGAGTAGTGCAGAACCTGAGCCTAGTCGTCCTCAGAAGCCTCAGCCTCGTGGACCAATACATGAAGACACAAAAACGAGGGGCCATGTGTCACAGAAGGAGGCAAGGCTTGGAAGTAGCAGCAGCCGGGATCTTGGCCAACAAGATGATTCACGCCCATTCGCTCATCCAGGGGAGCTTGTTATTtgcaaaaagaagagaaaggacAGGGAAAAGTTGGGATTCAAGGCGGGAAACGGTTCAGCTGGTCCTGTATCACCTACTGGCATCAGTCGTGGCATTAGAAGCCCTGCACGAGCTTCGATAGCCAAAGATGTGAAGCAGGTTACCCAACAGCAAGGGTGGAATAGCCAGTCTCCTCAGCAGGTGCATAGCAGTGGTGGGAATGTTGGCTGGGCCAATCCTGTCAAAAGGATGCGAACAGATGCTGGAAAGAGACGCCCAAGCCTTAATTGA